The following are encoded together in the Variovorax sp. PBS-H4 genome:
- the yidD gene encoding membrane protein insertion efficiency factor YidD, producing the protein MKSLLIGAVKGYRLLLSPWLGQGCRFEPTCSVYAIEALECHGAAAGSYLTLRRLARCQPWCHGGHDPVPPRKEPAARNSRALFSSLFSDDKKSSS; encoded by the coding sequence ATGAAAAGCCTGTTGATCGGCGCGGTGAAAGGTTACCGCCTGCTGCTGAGTCCCTGGCTGGGCCAAGGTTGCCGCTTCGAGCCAACCTGCTCGGTCTACGCCATCGAAGCGCTCGAGTGCCATGGCGCTGCGGCCGGCAGCTACCTCACCCTGCGCCGTCTCGCGCGCTGCCAGCCGTGGTGCCATGGCGGCCACGATCCAGTTCCCCCAAGGAAAGAGCCCGCGGCCCGCAATTCGCGGGCGCTGTTCTCTTCCCTCTTCTCCGACGACAAGAAGTCATCTTCATGA
- a CDS encoding ribonuclease P protein component: protein MQRLKTRAQFQAVLAGATVARTTHFALHRCALDAHSGSSSLFATEDVWVGAMVPKRWARRAVTRNAIKRQIYRMSTAMRSSLPPAAHLVRLRAGFDRKEFHSAKSEKLNAAVRAELQQLLERAAAVRAP, encoded by the coding sequence ATGCAGCGGCTCAAGACCCGCGCGCAATTTCAGGCCGTCCTTGCAGGTGCCACCGTGGCGCGCACCACCCATTTCGCATTGCACCGTTGCGCGCTCGACGCGCACAGTGGATCTTCGTCCCTGTTCGCCACCGAGGATGTGTGGGTCGGCGCGATGGTGCCCAAGCGCTGGGCGCGCCGGGCGGTCACTCGCAATGCAATCAAGCGCCAGATCTATCGCATGAGCACGGCCATGCGCAGTTCCCTCCCCCCTGCCGCACATCTGGTGCGCTTGCGCGCGGGCTTCGACCGCAAGGAATTCCACAGCGCAAAGTCCGAGAAGCTCAACGCGGCCGTTCGTGCCGAGCTTCAGCAGTTGCTCGAGCGGGCCGCTGCCGTGCGCGCACCATGA